cggtgcaGCTGGCCCACTTTCTTTCCATATCAGGCTCACAAGAGCAGGAACTTGTCTAATGTCTCTTGTCTTGCAGGCAGCGAAGATGGGGAAGCAGGATCTGGATCCCTTTCCACCTTAACCTCTGTGCTCTGCGCTTTCCTACTTACCCTAAAGGGCTTCCTTGCCCTCCAGCTTGCAGTTAAGTTGTGTCAGCGGGAGACATAAGCAGAGATCAGAGACGGGAGAAGGGAAATGGAGGTCCCTGCTATATTTATCCACTAGCCTCCTAGAGTGTGAGGGTTCCTAGTGGGAGGCCTTCTATGCACATATTACTCTCCAGCTTCAGGGAATTGTTTCAGGCCCTTCCCTTTTAAGCCTAGAAGTAACAATTACCGCCCCACCCCATTCCAATTAGCCAGGGGTACAGCACTTTGCTTAAAGCTTAGTCACTCTTGGCCGGGGGCAttaatcacacctgtaatcccagcactttgggaggcggagggggGCGggtaacctgaggtcaggagttccagaccagcctggccaacatggtgaaaccccgtctctactaaaaatgcaaaaaaatttagccgggtgtggtggggggcacctgtaatcccagctacttgggaggctgagactggagaatcgcttgaacccaggaggcagaggttgcagtgaccagagatagcgccattgcactccagcctgggttacaagagcaaaactccgtctcaaaaataaaatgaaataaataaaataaagcttagtCACCTTCCTCAGGCTACCTGGTTGGAGcgtgccatctgtttcctgcttTACCCTGATTGACAACGGGCTAACAGCGAAGTCAAGTCAACCTGGGTCCTCTCAAAACCCTTCTTTTTGCACTCCCCTGCCTGCAGCAacacagttttctgttttttgtttttgacacagagtctcactgtcgcccaggctggagtgcggtggcgcgatctcagctcactgcaacctccgcctcccgcgttcgagcgattctcctacctcagcctcccaagtagctgtaactacCGGCGCGCGCCAgtacgcccgactaatttttgtatttttagtagagacggggtttcgccatgttggccaggctgatttcgaactcctgacctcaggtgatccatcacctcggcctcccaaagtgctgggattacaggcgtgagccactaagccCGGCCAGCAACACGCTTTTACCGCTGCAAATCCGAATCAGGCAGGCTTTGAAGCCCAGCTCACAGGCCGTCTCTTGGAAACTAACTTAGATCTCCACCTGGGAGCACTTTGTCCTCTCAGCTCCCACTGCACCACTTTATGGATCGCGTGGTGACtcgtttcattttatttatgtgtgtTCCTGGAAAGGACGCTCTATTTCCCTCGTGTCTCTACCTGGTAGGTAAATCGGCCGCAGAAAAGACCAATGCTAACTCCACCCTGCATTTGCAGAGATCCGTCGCTCACACCTTTTCTTGTCTTCCGTTGAAAAAAGAGAATCGTGGGAGTAGGACCTATTTGCCAATCTCCTGGTAACACTATCACAACTGGCCACTTCCGCCCAACGCCCGGTAGTCTGAGAGCCTCCAAGGTCCTCCCCCGCACCCCTGAGGTCCTGCAGACGACGGCGTCGTGGGTGGTCACCGTTATCCCTTAGGTCTGGAGAGGGGACATCCGAGCGAGGGCCATTTGCGGCCAGGCCCGAGCTCGTCCAGCTCCGAGCTCGTCCAGCTCCGGGTGACCACAGAGTGCCGCGGGCGGGCAGAGGGGCCGGAAACCCAGGCCGCTTCGTCCCTGTTTCCGGCAGCGCCGCGCTGCTCCGGGAGCCGCTGTGGCAGCGTATGCTGCCACGGGGACTGAAGATGGCGCCGCGAGGTGAGATTCCGGAGGTGTGTGAGTCGCTGGTCCCTTTCCCTTCGGTCgctccctcccacctctgtccCAGAGCTTGACCTAAACCCTCCATTCTCTAGCGTTAGGGACGTCGCGCCTCCCTGGTCCAAAGCCGGCTTCCGCGGTCCCGCCCACCCTGGGTGCCTGAAGGTCTCAAGGTGCGCGGCTCAAATAAACGCAGATCCTTGGCTGGGCCACTTCTAGGCTGGCTCAGGTGCGAATCTGTTGGTCTCCGCGCCCCAACTTCCCCTCCCAaatagtgacagagtgagatctttgAGATGTCTGTCAGCTGCGAGTTACCTCTTGACTTTTATTCCTGAAGCCGAAGAGTCGAGTTTCACGGTGATTCCTAGGAAACGAGGGAAGccccctccactcccacccccgTACCCTCGCCCCCTCATTATCAGCAACCAGAAGTGCCCCTGAGTGGCCGGTCCCATTAGTTGCAGCGTCTAGTTTCCCCAAAGTTAGACACCAACCCATACGAGCAGAGAGGGAGCTGCCTTCCGGCCCATCCCACTTCTCTGTGCTCCTTTTTCAGGTAAACGGTTGTCCTCCACCCCGCTGGAAATCCTGTTCTTTCTGAACGGGTGGTATAATGCTACCTATTTCCTGCTGGAACTTTTCATATTTCTGTATAAAGGTAAGGAAGGCTTGGGGCTTGACGACAGCATCCCTTCCCCACTTCAGCTCAGAGCCAATTCCTACCAAGAACCTTCTTATTTTCCGTTCTTTTCTGCCCCCTGCAGTTCTTTGTCGCTGCAAGGCAGGCCTCCTCATCAGATGGCTTCTTTGAGTATGATTCCATAGGCAGCCCCTCAGCAAGAATTTCTTGAGTTTGAGAAATGTGGGCTTCTCCATTCTGACTCTGCCCACATCACTGCTCTTTGCTGAGCTCCACTGTAAGCCCACTGGTGACCCTTAGAAACTATTCAGTGGCCTGTGTACCCATGTACATCCAATCATTTTGGAGAGTGGAGTCCCCAGAGACTTTTGGAGTTAGGAGTAAAACACCATAATAATGAGCCTGAGTCGCATTGTGAGTTTATGTATCCTGCTGCTGTAATAATGCCCACATCTCACTAACTAGTTCATGGAAAGCTGAGACTGATGTCCTCTTTTTTCCCAAGTGTGTGGCAGTTCTTGTGGGTGCTGTTACATGCTGTTCGCAAACTCTGGCTTTTGTATTGGCAGGTGTCCTGCTACCATATCCAACAGCTAACCTAGTACTGGATGTGGTGATGCTCCTCCTTTATCTTGGAATTGAAGTAATTCGCCTGTTTTTTGGTGAGTGTTGTCCAGAGAATATTTCCACTCCTTATGAGACAAGCTGGTATCTGTAACTTGATTAACAAGAAAAGTACATAACCTAGGTTGACTATCAGAGACTGGATCTGTATATCCTATTACTCCGTCTCTGAAGTTTCAAGTTGCTGCTTCATACATTGGGTCAAGATTTACCTGTTTGTTGCTCTGTAAGGCTAGAGATGGGCAATAGAATGGGATATTAGATGATTCCTTCCCAGCTGCCTAACTGCAAGAAGAGTGCTTGGTTCTTCTCACTAGTATTCTTAGGGGAATAGGTTCAGTTGTAACTCCATGTCAGGGCAGGCAGTGTATCCTGTACAGATCAGTACTAAGATCCCTAACAATTCTCTGAATAAGGATCTCTgtaggagttttttgttttttgttttttggtttttttttttttttgagatggagtctcgctctgtccccaggctggagtgcaatggcacgatctcggatcactgcaatctctgcctcccgggatcaagcgattctcctgcctcagcctcccgagtagctgggattacaggcgtgcaccactgctcccagctaatttttgtatttttaatagagacagggtttcaccatgttggccaggatggtctcgatctcttgaccttgtgatctgcctgtgtcggcctcccaaggtggtgggattacaaatgtgggccactgcacctggtcggattttttttttttttttttttgagatggagtctcactctgtcacccgggctggagtgcagtggcaccatctgggctcactgcaagctccacctcctgggttcacaccattctcctgcctcagcctcctgagtagctgggactacaggcgcccgccaccatgcctgctaatttttttttttttatttttggtagagacggagtttcaccgtgttagccaggaaggtctcgatctcctgacctcgtgatccacctgcctgggcctcccaaagtgctgggattacaggggtgagccaccgcgcctggccggatttttttttttttttttttggagacagagtctcgctgtgtcacccaggctggagtgcagtggcacgatctcggctcactgcagcctccgcctcctgagttcaagcaattctcctgcctcagcctcctgagtagctgggactgcaggcgcctgccaccatgcccggcaagtttttatatttttagtagagatagagtttcaccatgttggctaggatggtctccatctcctgacctcatgatccacccgccttggcctcccaaagtgctgggattataggtgtgagccatcatacctggccagattttgttttttaaacatttatttatttgagacagggtctcattctgtcacctaggctgtagtacagtggtacgatcatagctcacagcagccttgaagccctgggctcaagcagtcctccaacttcagcctcctgaatagctgggaccacaggtgtgcgacatcatacctggctaattttgtgttttttgtagagacagtgtcttgccttgttgcccaggctggtctgaagctcctggcctcaagcaatcttcctgccttggcctccccaaggtgctgggattacaggcgtgagccaacatgcctggcctgtaGGACAAGTTTTATAACCCCAGAAATACAGAGCAAAACCCTTATTTGTTAGAATATGTCATCTCTGAAACCAACGTTAAAGCACAAACTTAGGAACAAAATTACTTGCAACATATAAGAAAGGATAAAAGAAGGCTCACATAAATCACtaaggaaaagacaaaataactttaaaaattggctgggcgcagtggctcacgtctgtaatcccagcactttgggaggccgaggtgggtggatcatttgaggtgaagagtttgagaccagcttggccaacatggtggccgtctctactaaaaatacaaaaattagctgggtgtggtggcgcgcgcctgtaatcccagctacttgggaggctgaggcagtagaatcgcttgaacccaggaggcagaggttgcagtgagccaagatcgcccactgcactctagcctgggcgacaaagtgagactcaaaaaaaaaaaaaaaaaattggtaagggACATTAATAGGCAGTTcatgtaaaaataattacagaGATCCAGTAAAACTTGACAAGATGCTCAAACTTgctaataaaaatcaaattgaaaCAAAGTAACATTTTTTACCCATCAGACTGGCAAAGAAAGATTTATAACACCCAGTATTAGGGTGTGGCGAACAGGTTGTTATACACTTTTGTGGTAATTTAATTTAGTACAACTCTTGGGTAATAGTTATTACTGTGTAATATTTTACTGTTAGCTCCAACAATTTCACTTCtaaaactagattttaaaaaaattccacagaTATGCGAAGATAGCTATATGAGAATGTTTATTGCCAAAAATTTGGTAACATCAAAACACTGTAAACAAACTAAACATCTGTCCATGCGGGATTGTTAAATCAGTTACGGCACTGATTCAACGGACTTGTATATAACCATTAAAAAAGAAcagttgctgggcatggtggctcacgcctgtaatcccagcactttgggaggctggggcaggcagatcacgagttcaggagatcgagaccatcctggcccacatgatgaaaccccgtctctactaaaaatacaaaaattagctgggtgtggtggcacgtgcctgtaatcccagctactcgggagggtgaggcaggagaatcacttgagcccgggaggcgggagttgcagtgagccgagatcgcaccactgcactctagcctggcgagagagctagactctgtctcaaaaaattaaaaaaaattaaaaagaacagttaaggccaggtgcagtggctcacgcctgtaatcttagcactgtgggaggccgaggcgaacggattgcctgaggtcaggagttcgtgaccagcctggccaacatggtgaaatcctgtctctactaaaaaatacgaaaatcagctgggcatggtggcgggcacctgtaatcccagctacttgggaggctgaggcaggataatcgcttgtacctgggaggtggaggttgaagtgagctgagatcgctccattgcactccagcctgggtgacaagaaactccgtctcaataaaaaaaaaaaaaaaatagctgggcatagtgacgtGTACCTATAGTGGGAagatcccttcagcccaggggttcgaggctgcagtgagctatgatgatgcaattgcactccagcctgggtgacagaattaaacactatctaaaaaaaaaaaaaaaaaaaaaattaaggtagcTATGTGTGTGGAAAAATGTTTGTGGGGGAAAAATAAGTTGCAAAACAGGATGTAGGGTAtgcttctatttttataataataaatagtaatatgtgaatatatacgtataaaaaatctgaaacaatATACGTCATTCTCTAATAATCTTCAGGGTGTAGGGACATGGAGGTCTTTCACTTTCTATagtctcaaaaattattttctgtgttgaaattttttttttttttttgagacggagtcttgctttgttccccaggctggagtgcagtggcgtgatctctgctcactgcaagctccacctcctgggttcacaccattctcctgcctcagcctcccgagtagctgggactacaggcgcccgccaccacgcccggctactttttttgtatttttagtagagatagggtttcaccgtgttagccaggatggtctccatctcctgaccttgtgatccacctgccttggcctcccaaagcgctgggattacaggtgtgagccactgcacccggccattgaaaatttttaaatgattatatattatttttataattaaaaattttgtttttcccaaATAAAGATCCCATTGTCCCTTGAGTGGGAACCAGACTGGAAGCAGGACCTCTGGATTAAGTGACTTTAATCTTGTAGCTCTCCTAAGCCTCAAACTTTTAGTACAGTGGGACCCCATTTATAAATCTGCACACCCCCACTCAGGATTATTTTTTGTGCCTTGCCATTCCATCACATCTCCCACGCCTTTCCCCTGGGCCAGGAAAAGCAGACCATTTGGAGATGACTCCATGGGCTGTGTCTGACAGGTACAAAGGGAAACCTCTGCCAACGAAAGATGCCACTCAGTATTAGCGTGGCCTTGACCTTCCCATCTGCCATGATGGCCTCCTATTACCTGCTGCTGCAGACCTACGTACTCCGCCTGGAAGCCATCATGAATGGCATCTTGCTCTTCTTCTGTGGCTCAGAGCTTTTACTTGAGGTGCTCACCTTGGCTGCTTTCTCCAGGTACTGCTGCTGAGGGACCATTTCTCATCACTAGAGGGTTGGGTTCCCATCCCAGGGAGGGATTCAGTATTCTTCTGAAGCCTAAGGGGTCTAGAAGACTTTTTTCTagagggaggaaggggtggcTATGGGATTGCCTTTCCTGTTTAGGGTAGGTAGATCGTTTCCCACTCAGGGAAGATACTCTCCCTATCCTTTGGGGCCAGGAGGCTTGGAATATAGAACAGTCGAGGCCAGCTGCTCTCATTCACTggtctttttaacattttctttctttctgccatcAGTATGGACAGGATTTGAAGTACAGAATTTCAGCCAGCAGCCCATCAGGCTGACACCACACATATTGCTTCTGGTACTTTAGCCACACCAGTGAGAATTGGTGGGGCAAGTTGTCCTGAGAAACGCTGTGTGGCTTTTCTTCAGCACAGACATTTGGGCAAGCAACTCAGCATAAGGCCAGTGGATACCATCTTCTAAACCAGGACCATCAGCCCAAGAGACTCTTCTACACTCCAGTATAGGGAGGGGCAAGGTTATTCCCATCCTGCCCCTTCTCAGAACCAGTCCCCTGCTGACCTCAAGTTCTCCTCCTTGATCACCGTGGCCAGAGCATCTCGTGTGGACCATCTAGGCTCCTTGGGCTTCAAGCAGGACCTGAGCCACATGCTCCCTGTACGAGCTGTGCTATACCTGTCCCACATGAGCACGGAGAGCCTCATGTTGGTGGGTTTCCAGAGTGATGTGAAAGCCTCTCACCCCAATCCTCGGAGACTGAGTTCCAGAACTTTTTTAGTAGCTCATAGTGTTATTTTTCTACTCTCTTCATGAAActaactttattttataataaatatgtattttctgttgTGGGGGTTGCAGCCTTTCCTTATGGCACCTGTCCCTAGAATTCATCCACTCCAAGAGAGGGTCAGGACTATCCCAGCAGTTTGTTCTCAGGAGCTTTGCTTAGTGATACAGTGTGGACAAAAGGCAGTGA
This genomic window from Pan troglodytes isolate AG18354 chromosome 9, NHGRI_mPanTro3-v2.0_pri, whole genome shotgun sequence contains:
- the TMEM216 gene encoding transmembrane protein 216, encoding MLPRGLKMAPRGKRLSSTPLEILFFLNGWYNATYFLLELFIFLYKGVLLPYPTANLVLDVVMLLLYLGIEVIRLFFGTKGNLCQRKMPLSISVALTFPSAMMASYYLLLQTYVLRLEAIMNGILLFFCGSELLLEVLTLAAFSSMDRI
- the TMEM216 gene encoding transmembrane protein 216 isoform X1 translates to MLLLYLGIEVIRLFFGTKGNLCQRKMPLSISVALTFPSAMMASYYLLLQTYVLRLEAIMNGILLFFCGSELLLEVLTLAAFSSMDRI